In the genome of Bradyrhizobium arachidis, one region contains:
- a CDS encoding ABC transporter substrate-binding protein has product MKHILSGIFAAAFALSASAAAQAQDKPPLKIGGILDMSSLYADITGPGSETAAKMAVEDFGGEVLGRKIQVLAADHLNKADLSANIARDMIDNQGVEMIYDVAASATALAAGEIAKARNKIIMFNGPGSIRLTNEACGPYTIHYVFDTFGQANVTGLAAVKSGLDTWFFLTADYAFGQDLEKDTSAVVTKTGGKVLGSVRHPLNTSDFSSFLLQAQSSKAKVIGLANAGGDTVNAIKQAAEFGITKGGQKLSPLLAFVTDIDSIGLETAQGLLLAEAFYWDMNDETRAFSKRFQERVKRPPTSAQAGVYSSVTHYLKAVKAAGTTDAAAVMKVMKETPINDFFAHNGKIREDGRMVHDMYLFEVKKPSESKGRWDDYKLLATVPGSEAFQSLEQSRCPLVKK; this is encoded by the coding sequence ATGAAGCATATTTTGTCCGGCATTTTTGCCGCCGCGTTTGCCCTGAGCGCGAGCGCTGCGGCCCAGGCCCAGGACAAGCCGCCGCTGAAGATCGGCGGCATCCTCGACATGTCGAGCCTCTATGCCGACATCACCGGCCCCGGCAGCGAGACCGCGGCCAAGATGGCGGTGGAGGATTTCGGCGGCGAGGTGCTGGGACGCAAGATCCAGGTGCTCGCCGCCGACCATCTCAACAAGGCCGACCTGTCCGCCAACATCGCGCGCGACATGATCGACAATCAGGGCGTCGAGATGATCTACGACGTCGCGGCCTCCGCGACCGCGCTTGCCGCCGGCGAGATCGCGAAAGCGCGCAACAAGATCATCATGTTCAACGGCCCGGGCTCGATCCGTCTCACCAACGAGGCCTGCGGTCCCTACACCATCCATTACGTGTTCGACACGTTCGGCCAGGCCAACGTGACCGGCCTCGCGGCCGTGAAGTCAGGCCTCGACACCTGGTTCTTCCTCACCGCCGACTACGCCTTCGGTCAGGATCTGGAGAAGGACACCAGCGCCGTCGTGACCAAGACCGGCGGCAAGGTGCTCGGCAGCGTGCGCCATCCGCTCAACACGTCGGACTTCTCGTCGTTCCTCCTCCAGGCGCAGTCCTCCAAGGCCAAGGTGATCGGCCTCGCCAATGCCGGTGGCGACACCGTCAACGCGATCAAGCAGGCCGCCGAGTTCGGCATCACCAAGGGCGGTCAGAAGCTGTCGCCGTTGCTCGCTTTCGTCACCGACATCGATTCGATCGGGCTCGAGACCGCACAGGGCCTACTGTTGGCCGAAGCCTTCTACTGGGACATGAACGACGAGACGCGCGCGTTCTCGAAGCGCTTTCAAGAGCGCGTCAAGCGGCCGCCGACCTCGGCACAGGCCGGCGTCTATTCCTCCGTCACGCACTATCTGAAGGCGGTGAAGGCGGCGGGTACGACCGACGCCGCCGCGGTCATGAAGGTGATGAAGGAGACGCCGATCAACGACTTCTTCGCTCATAACGGCAAGATCCGCGAGGACGGCCGCATGGTCCACGACATGTACCTGTTCGAGGTGAAGAAGCCGTCGGAATCCAAGGGCCGCTGGGACGATTACAAGCTACTCGCCACCGTGCCCGGCAGCGAAGCGTTCCAGTCGCTGGAGCAGTCGCGCTGCCCGCTGGTGAAGAAGTGA
- a CDS encoding enoyl-CoA hydratase, with protein sequence MNDMVLQKLEGGLLTITMNRPERKNALNPEMVAGLVEAARRAADDPEVRAVLFKGAGGSFCVGGDVKSMAAGRAPLPFEQKLANLRRGMEVSRILHQMPKPVVAQLDGAAAGAGLSMALSCDLRIASESCKITTAFAKVGFSGDYGGTYFLTQLLGSARARELYLMSPVLTAKEAHAIGMVTKVVPDAEIDTAAHELALSLAQGPSIALGFIKRNINNAEHLALEDCFDGEAIHHTRCGDTEDHKEAAKAFVEKRKPTFKGA encoded by the coding sequence ATGAACGACATGGTCCTGCAAAAGCTCGAAGGCGGGCTGCTCACCATCACCATGAATCGCCCGGAGCGGAAGAACGCACTCAACCCCGAGATGGTGGCCGGCCTCGTCGAGGCGGCGCGGCGCGCGGCTGACGATCCCGAGGTGCGCGCGGTGCTGTTCAAGGGCGCGGGCGGCTCGTTCTGTGTCGGCGGCGACGTCAAGTCGATGGCGGCCGGCCGCGCGCCGCTGCCGTTCGAGCAGAAGCTTGCGAACCTGCGCCGCGGCATGGAAGTCTCGCGCATCCTGCACCAGATGCCGAAGCCCGTGGTGGCGCAGCTCGACGGCGCCGCGGCCGGCGCCGGCCTGTCGATGGCGTTGTCCTGCGACCTGCGCATCGCCAGCGAGTCCTGCAAGATCACGACCGCCTTCGCAAAAGTTGGCTTCTCCGGCGATTACGGCGGCACCTATTTCCTGACCCAGTTGCTCGGCAGCGCGCGGGCGCGCGAGCTCTATCTGATGTCGCCGGTTCTCACCGCGAAGGAAGCGCACGCGATCGGCATGGTGACGAAGGTCGTGCCCGATGCCGAGATCGATACCGCCGCGCACGAGCTCGCGCTGTCGCTGGCGCAGGGTCCCTCGATCGCGCTCGGCTTCATCAAGCGCAACATCAACAATGCCGAGCATCTGGCGCTGGAAGATTGCTTCGATGGCGAGGCGATCCACCACACCCGCTGCGGCGACACCGAGGACCACAAGGAGGCCGCAAAGGCCTTCGTCGAGAAGCGCAAGCCGACCTT